From Mya arenaria isolate MELC-2E11 chromosome 1, ASM2691426v1, a single genomic window includes:
- the LOC128208680 gene encoding A disintegrin and metalloproteinase with thrombospondin motifs 18-like: MGSLTDHIWMCFVLICTTSGFHTIDILDIHQRINIFGTNSTHLMPDFRHISVEELNIESMSDVKQFRKRPPRRLYQLTIDNETFLLNLRPNTDMFTDDCIIRVIDENGTTTVRPCSDYNIDCFYTGSTNVHNDSWVAANVCGGLRGLISYGNTSLVIHPFVNERNSSDLANHIVYRYQSEKYVCKTDGSPVWTHVVLPPKKRDVPRRFIEAGVIVDPAMYQYHRDKIINYVFTGFNIASKLYADPSIGTGIELLLKELVIFRSNNGFDVNNSADANKTLVSMCKFQSHHQTLQTTDVTMMLTRLDIEHRGVRSTTGLANLGGACDKTKKCGIVEDTGPVFGITLAHEIGHLLGMSHDGSGNNTCTPHIMSPGGQSGIEGFTWSDCSASQLHEALPRLSCLRNNPGRHSGTFKRDYKLPGMIYTANDQCQLLFDKSAKSILSTRDQPCKNLCCYVNGAGSCSSQPVMDGTDCNNTRSWCFRGSCVKMNETFNTAPIDGGWSKYEDNFTSCTATCGGGVKLKYRYCNNPVPQYGGRDCSGPSFIAKICNVVPCNYAPAVQDLCQKLNKVLPYSAKGQWHMDQNDPQRMGDEGCKYVCKTNNSDKPNYAVKLPYPDGRTCTHMNLNPLSRCISSVCRSFGCDGLLGSNYSYDSCGVCNGNGKTCRKVKLTIAHKLTSYQNGFQAVTIVPQGSTDVVIEQNNTDVYLGIKVNNITLFDAGNVQNETLIDTHGVRLIYRSYPESIRINGPLLDNFLIVAQTRSSANHSRGFSVSVNYHVTDYDVISRYYWGERKSTCSRSCGGGLRPHNITCMDGFMFNIKAEDYLCDIRTKPNEEPTPCNEHPCPYRWSTGNWSECSITCGHGLKTRDINCLQFQDGVHYVVPDILCASERRPDNQMSCDLGRCWKWHIKHESSCSKTCSEGFKNRTIICVEADTLLELSIDQCDEEKKPSDIVSCNHGPCMKSTTCVDDTAFCKFKYGDDICHGTYSHWAEQNCRKSCGVCVKEDNALCLQYGNFGKWDDLCKGRYSNWAASNCRLTCSSCTFETDQTNCTDMFYIDACTDSRYQRWMSKQCGRFCCSNLVY, encoded by the coding sequence ATGGGATCTCTAACAGACCATATATGGATGTGTTTTGTACTCATCTGTACTACAAGTGGATTCCATACCATCGATATCCTTGATATTCACCAGCGTATTAATATCTTTGGAACTAATTCTACGCATCTAATGCCAGACTTCAGACACATCTCCGTGGAAGagttaaatattgaaagtaTGTCCGACGTAAAACAATTTCGAAAACGCCCACCGAGACGCTTGTATCAATTGACAATTGATAATGAAACGTTCCTTCTGAATTTACGGCCTAACACGGATATGTTCACGGACGATTGCATTATACGTGTAATCGATGAAAATGGCACCACAACAGTTCGGCCATGCTCCGATTATAATATTGACTGTTTCTACACCGGAAGTACAAATGTTCATAACGACTCCTGGGTGGCGGCTAATGTATGCGGTGGTCTAAGAGGACTGATTAGTTATGGAAACACAAGTTTGGTTATACATCCATTCGTCAACGAGCGCAATTCTTCCGATCTTGCTAATCATATCGTCTATCGTTACCAGAgtgaaaaatatgtatgcaaGACGGACGGGTCCCCTGTTTGGACACACGTGGTACTTCCGCCAAAGAAGAGAGATGTGCCAAGAAGATTTATTGAAGCTGGGGTGATAGTTGATCCTGCCATGTACCAATATCATcgtgacaaaataataaattacgtTTTCACCGGGTTCAATATTGCCTCGAAACTGTACGCTGATCCATCAATAGGTACCGGCATTGAACTGCTTTTGAAGGAGTTGGTAATATTCAGGTCTAACAATGGATTTGATGTGAATAACTCAGCAGACGCAAATAAAACGTTAGTCAGCATGTGCAAATTCCAAAGCCACCATCAGACCTTGCAAACCACAGATGTTACTATGATGCTAACTAGGCTAGACATAGAACACAGAGGCGTCCGCTCAACTACCGGGCTGGCTAATTTGGGTGGCGCTTGTGATAAAACCAAAAAGTGTGGTATCGTGGAAGACACGGGTCCAGTGTTTGGAATCACTTTAGCGCATGAAATTGGCCACTTACTTGGTATGAGCCATGACGGTAGTGGGAACAATACTTGTACACCTCATATTATGTCACCGGGCGGACAAAGTGGTATAGAAGGATTTACCTGGTCGGATTGCAGTGCGTCACAACTGCACGAAGCACTGCCACGTTTAAGTTGTTTAAGGAACAATCCAGGCAGACATTCCGGAACATTTAAACGTGACTACAAACTACCAGGCATGATATATACGGCAAATGACCAATGTCagttattatttgataaaagcGCAAAATCAATACTATCAACAAGGGACCAACCATGTAAAAATCTTTGTTGTTATGTCAACGGTGCCGGTTCATGTTCATCTCAGCCCGTGATGGATGGCACTGACTGCAACAACACGAGATCTTGGTGCTTCAGAGGGTCATGTGTCAAAATGAATGAAACGTTCAACACTGCACCAATTGATGGTGGTTGGTCAAAATATGAAGACAACTTTACTTCGTGTACGGCAACATGCGGAGGTGGTGTCAAACTTAAGTACCGCTATTGTAATAATCCAGTGCCACAGTACGGTGGGCGGGACTGTTCCGGTCCGAGCTTCATTGCTAAAATATGCAACGTCGTTCCTTGTAATTATGCACCGGCAGTACAAGACTTATGTCAGAAATTAAACAAGGTACTTCCGTATTCTGCCAAAGGGCAATGGCACATGGACCAAAACGATCCTCAAAGGATGGGTGATGAAGGCTGTAAATACGTTTGCAAAACGAATAATTCTGACAAACCAAACTATGCTGTAAAACTTCCATATCCTGATGGCCGGACGTGTACCCATATGAACCTTAACCCACTTAGTAGGTGCATATCAAGTGTCTGTAGATCGTTTGGTTGCGATGGTTTATTGGGGTCAAATTATAGTTACGATTCCTGTGGAGTGTGTAATGGTAATGGTAAGACCTGCCGTAAGGTAAAATTAACTATCGCACATAAACTTACAAGCTACCAAAATGGGTTCCAGGCAGTAACAATTGTGCCACAGGGCAGCACAGACGTTGTGATAGAACAAAATAACACCGATGTTTACCTTGGTATCAAAGTTAACAATATCACTTTGTTTGATGCAGGAAACGTACAGAATGAGACTTTAATTGATACACATGGAGTGCGACTAATATATAGGTCATATCCTGAATCCATCAGAATCAACGGACCCTTATTGGACAATTTCCTAATAGTTGCACAGACCAGGTCTTCAGCGAATCATAGCAGAGGCTTTTCTGTTAGCGTAAATTATCATGTTACGGATTATGATGTTATTTCCAGATACTACTGGGGCGAGCGCAAAAGCACGTGTTCACGATCTTGTGGTGGGGGTCTGCGCCCACACAACATTACGTGCATGGatggttttatgtttaatattaaagcGGAAGATTACCTCTGTGACATCCGCACAAAACCAAATGAGGAACCTACCCCTTGTAATGAGCACCCCTGTCCATACAGATGGTCAACTGGAAACTGGAGTGAATGCTCGATAACATGTGGCCATGGACTAAAGACGAGAGATATTAATTGTTTGCAATTCCAAGACGGAGTACATTACGTTGTGCCGGACATTTTGTGTGCCAGTGAAAGAAGACCTGACAATCAAATGTCTTGCGATCTTGGAAGATGCTGGAAATGGCATATAAAGCACGAGTCATCGTGCTCAAAGACATGCAGCGAAGGTTTTAAGAATAGAACTATCATTTGCGTCGAAGCCGATACACTTCTTGAGTTATCCATTGACCAATGTGACGAGGAGAAGAAACCATCTGACATAGTTAGCTGCAATCACGGACCTTGTATGAAAAGTACAACTTGTGTTGATGACACTGCGTTTTGTAAGTTTAAATATGGTGACGATATTTGCCATGGCACGTACTCTCATTGGGCTGAACAGAATTGCAGAAAATCGTGCGGCGTTTGTGTAAAGGAAGACAACGCTTTATGTTTACAGTACGGGAACTTTGGAAAATGGGACGATCTTTGCAAGGGAAGGTATTCGAACTGGGCCGCAAGCAACTGTCGCTTGACTTGCTCCTCCTGCACTTTTGAAACTGATCAAACCAACTGCACTGATATGTTCTATATTGACGCATGCACTGACAGCAGGTACCAAAGGTGGATGAGCAAACAATGTGGCCGGTTTTGCTGCTCGAATCTGGTTTATTGA